A part of Bufo bufo chromosome 7, aBufBuf1.1, whole genome shotgun sequence genomic DNA contains:
- the LOC121007555 gene encoding E3 ubiquitin-protein ligase TRIM39-like isoform X2, whose amino-acid sequence MASADLRAELDCSICLSFYTDPVSLRCGHNFCRSCIVSALDAQEAAGVYSCPDCRAEYPERPALEKNRKLRNIVERFLSAQPDMEETGIFCTYCDSPVPAVRTCLQCEASFCEKHLSRHSKSSEHTLVEPTATPKERKCSTHKEVLKYYCPIEAVCICVSCCLVGEHRGHDVELLDVASEKEKEKLRKYLEELNPQKAKIQTKLLNLQDRQRNIQEKASDKRKKVRKLFMDIKEQLEMAEKKALIEISRQEEKIVSQISDLIKKLEIEEDELSRKMRHLEEMCHVTNPIRLLQEGDITVCGHGDDEDTGGDGGEGRSEDDLDEVLISLTLHRSMRDIVTNVASELGLHVPDILLDEDTANEYVKISEDLKTATGTEEDEEEDEEEDEEEDEEEDEEEDEEEDEEEEPDRPESSGRFLDWSQVLSRCGLSSGRHYWEVEWDQKGACDIGLSYPSIERKGDESDIRCNDKSWCLVMSGAGCAVCDRSVRSPLSVDTTCPRLGVFLDYEAGRLSFYQLCDPIRHLHTFTASFSEPLHVAFYMQDEASVRIIS is encoded by the exons ATGGCGTCTGCTGACCTGAGGGCCGAGCTGGACTGCTCCATCTGCCTGAGCTTCTATACAGATCCTGTGTCCCTGAGATGTGGACACAACTTCTGCCGCTCGTGTATTGTGAGTGCGCTGGATGCACAGGAGGCAGCTGGAGTGTATTCCTGTCCTGACTGTAGAGCAGAATATCCGGAGCGTCCGGCCCTGGAGAAGAACAGGAAGCTGAGGAACATAGTGGAGCGTTTCTTATCTGCTCAGCCTGATATGGAGGAGACCGGGATCTTCTGTACTTACTGTGATTCTCCTGTACCAGCTGTGAGGACATGTCTGCAGTGTGAGGCCTCGTTCTGTGAAAAGCACTTGAGTAGACACAGTAAGTCATCAGAACATACTTTGGTTGAACCTACTGCTACCCCGAAGGAAAGAAAATGCTCCACACACAAGGAGGTTCTGAAATACTATTGTCCTATAGAGGCCGTCTGTATCTGTGTGTCCTGCTGTCTGGTCGGCGAGCACAGGGGACATGACGTGGAGCTACTGGACGTGGCCTCTGAGAAGGAGAAAGAGAAACTGAGGAAATATCTGGAGGAACTAAACCCACAAAAAGCAAAAATTCAGACTAAACTTCTAAATCTGCAGGATCGTCAGAGGAATATCCAGGAGAAAGCCTCTGATAAGAGGAAGAAGGTCAGGAAGTTATTTATGGACATTAAGGAACAACTGGAAATGGCAGAAAAGAAAGCGCTGATCGAGATCTCCAGGCAGGAGGAGAAGATTGTGTCCCAGATATCTGATCTGATCAAGAAGCTGGAAATAGAGGAGGACGAGCTGTCCAGGAAGATGCGTCACCTGGAGGAGATGTGTCATGTCACCAACCCAATAAGACTCCTACAAGAAGGTGACATTACAGTATGTGgtcatggagatgatgaggacacAGGGGGAGATGGTGGAGAGGGCAGGTCTGAGGATGATCTGGATGAGGTTCTGATCTCACTGACCTTACACCGATCTATGAGGGATATTGTCACCAATGTCGCATCAGAGCTCGGACTCCATGTTCCAGACATATTGCTGGATGAGGACACTGCTAATGAATATGTGAAGATATCAGAAGATCTGAAAACAGCAACAGGAACAGAAGAAGACGAGGAAGAAGACGAGGAAGAAGACGAGGAAGAAGACGAGGAAGAAGACGAGGAAGAAGACGAGGAAGAAGACGAGGAAGAAGAACCGGACAGACCAGAATCATCAGGGAGGTTCCTGGATTGGTCCCAGGTGTTAAGCAGATGTGGCCTCTCCTCAGGAAGACATTACTGGGAGGTAGAGTGGGACCAGAAAGGAGCATGTGACATCGGACTGTCCTATCCCAGTATagaaaggaaaggagatgagtctGATATTAGATGTAATGATAAATCTTGGTGTCTGGTTATGTCTGGTGCAGGATGTGCAGTGTGTGACCGCTCagtcagatcccccctcagtgtagaTACAACATGTCCTAGACTTGGGGTCTTCTTAGACTATGAG GCCGGGCGTCTGTCCTTCTATCAGCTGTGTGACCCCATCAGACACTTACACACCTTCACCGCCTCCTTCTCTGAACCCCTACATGTTGCCTTCTATATGCAGGATGAAGCCTCTGTTAGAATAATAAGCTGA
- the LOC121007555 gene encoding E3 ubiquitin-protein ligase TRIM39-like isoform X1: MASADLRAELDCSICLSFYTDPVSLRCGHNFCRSCIVSALDAQEAAGVYSCPDCRAEYPERPALEKNRKLRNIVERFLSAQPDMEETGIFCTYCDSPVPAVRTCLQCEASFCEKHLSRHSKSSEHTLVEPTATPKERKCSTHKEVLKYYCPIEAVCICVSCCLVGEHRGHDVELLDVASEKEKEKLRKYLEELNPQKAKIQTKLLNLQDRQRNIQEKASDKRKKVRKLFMDIKEQLEMAEKKALIEISRQEEKIVSQISDLIKKLEIEEDELSRKMRHLEEMCHVTNPIRLLQEGDITVCGHGDDEDTGGDGGEGRSEDDLDEVLISLTLHRSMRDIVTNVASELGLHVPDILLDEDTANEYVKISEDLKTATGTEEDEEEDEEEDEEEDEEEDEEEDEEEDEEEEPDRPESSGRFLDWSQVLSRCGLSSGRHYWEVEWDQKGACDIGLSYPSIERKGDESDIRCNDKSWCLVMSGAGCAVCDRSVRSPLSVDTTCPRLGVFLDYEAGRLSFYQLCDPIRHLHTFTASFSEPLHVAFYMQDEASVRIIS; this comes from the exons ATGGCGTCTGCTGACCTGAGGGCCGAGCTGGACTGCTCCATCTGCCTGAGCTTCTATACAGATCCTGTGTCCCTGAGATGTGGACACAACTTCTGCCGCTCGTGTATTGTGAGTGCGCTGGATGCACAGGAGGCAGCTGGAGTGTATTCCTGTCCTGACTGTAGAGCAGAATATCCGGAGCGTCCGGCCCTGGAGAAGAACAGGAAGCTGAGGAACATAGTGGAGCGTTTCTTATCTGCTCAGCCTGATATGGAGGAGACCGGGATCTTCTGTACTTACTGTGATTCTCCTGTACCAGCTGTGAGGACATGTCTGCAGTGTGAGGCCTCGTTCTGTGAAAAGCACTTGAGTAGACACAGTAAGTCATCAGAACATACTTTGGTTGAACCTACTGCTACCCCGAAGGAAAGAAAATGCTCCACACACAAGGAGGTTCTGAAATACTATTGTCCTATAGAGGCCGTCTGTATCTGTGTGTCCTGCTGTCTGGTCGGCGAGCACAGGGGACATGACGTGGAGCTACTGGACGTGGCCTCTGAGAAGGAGAAAGAGAAACTGAGGAAATATCTGGAGGAACTAAACCCACAAAAAGCAAAAATTCAGACTAAACTTCTAAATCTGCAGGATCGTCAGAGGAATATCCAGGAGAAAGCCTCTGATAAGAGGAAGAAGGTCAGGAAGTTATTTATGGACATTAAGGAACAACTGGAAATGGCAGAAAAGAAAGCGCTGATCGAGATCTCCAGGCAGGAGGAGAAGATTGTGTCCCAGATATCTGATCTGATCAAGAAGCTGGAAATAGAGGAGGACGAGCTGTCCAGGAAGATGCGTCACCTGGAGGAGATGTGTCATGTCACCAACCCAATAAGACTCCTACAAGAAGGTGACATTACAGTATGTGgtcatggagatgatgaggacacAGGGGGAGATGGTGGAGAGGGCAGGTCTGAGGATGATCTGGATGAGGTTCTGATCTCACTGACCTTACACCGATCTATGAGGGATATTGTCACCAATGTCGCATCAGAGCTCGGACTCCATGTTCCAGACATATTGCTGGATGAGGACACTGCTAATGAATATGTGAAGATATCAGAAGATCTGAAAACAGCAACAGGAACAGAAGAAGACGAGGAAGAAGACGAGGAAGAAGACGAGGAAGAAGACGAGGAAGAAGACGAGGAAGAAGACGAGGAAGAAGACGAGGAAGAAGAACCGGACAGACCAGAATCATCAGGGAGGTTCCTGGATTGGTCCCAGGTGTTAAGCAGATGTGGCCTCTCCTCAGGAAGACATTACTGGGAGGTAGAGTGGGACCAGAAAGGAGCATGTGACATCGGACTGTCCTATCCCAGTATagaaaggaaaggagatgagtctGATATTAGATGTAATGATAAATCTTGGTGTCTGGTTATGTCTGGTGCAGGATGTGCAGTGTGTGACCGCTCagtcagatcccccctcagtgtagaTACAACATGTCCTAGACTTGGG GTCTTCTTAGACTATGAGGCCGGGCGTCTGTCCTTCTATCAGCTGTGTGACCCCATCAGACACTTACACACCTTCACCGCCTCCTTCTCTGAACCCCTACATGTTGCCTTCTATATGCAGGATGAAGCCTCTGTTAGAATAATAAGCTGA